A window of Plutella xylostella chromosome 19, ilPluXylo3.1, whole genome shotgun sequence contains these coding sequences:
- the LOC105387528 gene encoding RING finger protein nhl-1, translating into MAEKASKNRGLFISLKRWGSQSKVGPASPGPASPGPASLGPASLGPASPSPGVVNRTMITVTRPSQSGPPSPKEFSATGIEELIQCSLCLEDLHNPKMLPCQHTFCFACLTVYSSDLHVFDCPTCRTRIQVTSPSFIDSLPSNLYIDSLLNLVKNRGSDSQQGKRNIAKTEPTLPGHGVQSVQLFAGGVPCSQCKTVCDSPDVTSCQHCKQKFCRLCWGQHMEDIQTQVASILKQLDTAAGRIDHKIEDYKDRCEHLTEQINLAADEKINEILESKDKLLKEAATLTKTGDINALALKISLNEARVVAKKAMNSDVGVKDADKVFTFINLHQNTLQLLSDISKWDSERFIIFNKENFSIEVDAATPLYAESDEPLPADNKTKNPLENENSLMVHYRSRNFIPHFTWRKTSRPGGVGVDPWNNYLYICGMDTHSVLVIECSHAKIVARLSSEEMLCPVHVAFMKSLGEVYVTDKWKHCIHVFSKEGSYIRTVGSKGSRAGMFRSPEGIATDERSGLLYVSTTGNDRVQVMQPDGKVVDLLGVVTKNQVTTSYRLAGWQAKEVTCTELNAPTDVALTHDRVIILDSGNRRVKVYNKKDKQKILEFGSLGQRKGQFRQPEVLTVDALGFIFVGDSGNSRVQVFKPNGQLVRVFGGYGAEPGKFGWISGIHVTPQLDVIISDTKNHSVNFI; encoded by the exons ATGGCTGAAAAGGCCTCTAAGAATAGGGGTTTGTTCATTTCTCTGAAGAGATGGGGTAGCCAGAGTAAAGTTGGGCCAGCCAGCCCTGGGCCAGCCAGCCCTGGGCCGGCCAGCCTTGGGCCAGCCAGCCTTGGGCCAGCCTCGCCCAGCCCCGGAGTTGTGAACAGAACCATGATCACAGTGACGCGGCCTAGTCAGTCCGGACCTCCATCGCCCAAAGA GTTTTCCGCGACTGGTATTGAGGAGCTGATACAATGCTCACTGTGTCTGGAGGACCTCCACAACCCCAAGATGTTGCCGTGTCAACACACCTTCTGTTTTGCATGTCTCACCGTTTACAGCTCGG ATCTTCACGTATTTGACTGCCCAACCTGCCGTACCAGGATACAGGTCACCTCGCCGTCGTTCATCGACAGCTTGCCCTCAAACCTGTACATCGACTCTTTGCTTAACCTCGTGAAGAACCGAGGCTCAGACAGCCAGCAAGGGAAGAGGAACATTGCGAAGACCGAGCCTACCTTGCCGGGTCACGGGGTGCAGAGCGTGCAGTTGTTCGCTGGCGGAGTCCCGTGCTCGCAGTGTAAGACTGTCTGCGATAGTCCTGATGTTACCAGCTGTCAGCATTGTAAACag AAATTCTGCCGTTTATGCTGGGGCCAGCACATGGAAGACATCCAGACGCAAGTGGCGTCCATATTGAAGCAACTAGACACCGCCGCTGGCCGCATCGACCACAAGATTGAAGATTACAAG GACCGCTGCGAGCATCTAACAGAGCAAATAAACTTGGCTGCCGACGAGAAAATCAACGAGATACTCGAGTCCAAAGACAAACTGCTAAAAGAGGCGGCAACCCTGACCAAGACTGGGGACATCAACGCACTAGCTCTGAAGATCTCGCTGAATGAAGCTAGGGTTGTCGCTAAGAAGGCTATGAACAGTGATGTCGGTGTCAAGGATGCTGATAAA GTATTCACGTTTATTAATCTTCATCAAAATACTTTACAACTTCTTTCGGACATTTCAAAATGGGACTCAGAGCGATTTATTATCTTCAATAAGGAGAATTTTAGTATCGAAGTAGACGCAGCTACACCTTTGTATGCCGAGTCGGATGAACCTTTACCTGCTGACAATAAGACCAAAAATCCTTTGGAGAATGAAAACAGTTTGATGGTGCATTATAG ATCACGAAACTTCATTCCCCACTTCACGTGGCGCAAGACCTCCCGTCCTGGCGGCGTCGGGGTGGACCCTTGGAACAACTACCTCTACATCTGTGGCATGGACACCCACAGTGTACTGGTGATAGAATGCTCTCACGCTAAGATTGTGGCCAGGCTGAGTAGTGAGGAGATGCTGTGTCCCGTGCATGTCGCGTTTATGAAGAGCTTGGGAGAGGTTTATGTAACTG ACAAATGGAAGCACTGCATCCACGTGTTCTCCAAGGAAGGGTCGTACATACGCACAGTGGGGTCGAAGGGCAGTCGCGCCGGCATGTTCCGCTCTCCGGAGGGCATCGCCACTGATGAGCGCAGCGGATTACTCTATGTATCAACCACTGGGAATGATAGGGTGCAG GTAATGCAGCCAGACGGCAAAGTGGTGGACCTTTTGGGTGTAGTCACCAAGAACCAAGTGACGACCTCATATAGGCTGGCTGGCTGGCAAGCGAAGGAGGTCACCTGCACGGAACTAAACGCCCCGACCGACGTGGCCCTCACTCACGACCGAGTCATCATCCTCGACAGCGGCAACCGAAGAGTCAAAGTCTACAATAAGAAAGACAAACAGAAGATTCTAGAATTCGGCTCCTTAGGCCAGCGGAAAGGGCAGTTTAGACAACCGGAGGTTTTAACTGTCGATGCTCTCGGTTTCATATTTGTTGGGGATTCAGGGAATAGCAGGGTCCAGGTTTTTAAACCTAACGGACAGTTGGTGAGAGTGTTCGGTGGGTATGGCGCAGAGCCGGGCAAGTTCGGGTGGATATCCGGGATACACGTCACACCACAGTTGGACGTCATTATTAGTGATACCAAGAACCATAGTGTTAATTTCATATAG
- the LOC105395947 gene encoding ras-related protein Rab-43 → MSSRNPTTLMSVPDEQFDYLFKIVLIGDCGTGKTCIVQRLKSGNFIERHGNTIGVDFSMKTLIVDGKKVKLQIWDTAGQERFRTITQSYYRSANGVIIVYDITKRSTFLSLQKWIEEVRRYTSSNVIVSLIGNKSDLTDQREVETEEPLSFCRYVPEIMFVMETSAKDNTNVEDTFRNLATELKRQHDNNEGPPADSDSITLGEGHSITTGCHPCRSS, encoded by the exons atGAGTTCGCGTAATCCAACTACTCTTATGAGCGTTCCCGATGAACAATTTGATTATCTTTTTAAAATAGTTCTTATAGGTGACTGTGGTACTGGCAAAACATGCATAGTTCAGCGACTGAAATCGGGAAATTTTATAGAACGACACGGAAATACAATAGGCGTCGACTTTTCAATGAAAACTCTCATAGTAGATGGGAAAAAGGTCAAG TTGCAGATATGGGATACGGCGGGGCAAGAGCGTTTCCGAACAATTACTCAGAGCTACTATCGATCGGCTAATGGTGTCATTATCG taTATGACATAACTAAGCGATCTACATTTCTGTCGCTACAGAAGTGGATAGAAGAGGTGAGACGGTATACATCGTCCAATGTGATAGTCTCACTGATCGGAAACAAATCTGACCTCACCGACCAAAGAGAAGTAGAAACTGAAGAACCTCTTTCATTTTGCCGCTATGTTCCTGAAATAATGTTTGTCATGGAAACATCTGCTAAAGATAACACAAACGTCGAAGACACATTTCGAAACTTAGCAACTGAGCTAAAG AGACAGCATGATAACAATGAGGGTCCACCAGCAGACTCGGACTCCATTACGTTAGGCGAAGGCCACTCCATCACCACTGGCTGTCATCCATGTAGGTCTTCTTAG
- the LOC105387549 gene encoding putative GPI-anchor transamidase — protein sequence MFISMHTWFPIFIVILNSLCCTAIEIPKKFQNSNHTNNWAVLVDTSRFWFNYRHVANVLSIYRSVKRLGIPDSQIILMISDDMACNPRNPRPATIFNNAHEQINVYGDDVEVDYRGYEVSVENFVRLLTGRLSPDTPRSKRLLTDEGSNILIYLTGHGGDGFLKFQDSEEVTSQELADALEQMWQKRRYNEIFFIIDTCQASSMYEKFYSPNILATASSLVGEDSLSHHVDSAIGVYIIDRYTYYVLEFLENVHPNSQRTMTEFLAVCPKSACLSTVGVRRDLFNRDPSKVPITDFFGSVRPVQVTTNPINILDTPQRKRKNENKTKVQEKMGYLPQFPVHLVPNDK from the exons atgtttataagcATGCATACATGGTTTCCAATATTCATAGTTATTCTTAATTCCTTATGTTGTACTGCGATAGAG ATACCAAAGAAGTTCCAGAATTCGAATCACACAAATAACTGGGCAGTTTTAGTGGATACGTCGAGGTTTTGGTTCAACTACCGTCATGTTGCTAACGTGTTGTCTATCTACCGCAGTGTGAAGAGACTGGGGATCCCAGACAGTCAGATCATCCTCATGATATCTGACGACATGGCCTGCAACCCCAGGAACCCGCGGCCGGCAACTATATTCAATAATGCCCACgaacaaataaatgtttacgGTGATGATGTTGAAGTTGATTACAGAGGTTACGAA GTGTCTGTAGAGAACTTCGTACGTCTGCTGACGGGCCGCCTGTCGCCCGACACCCCTCGCTCCAAGCGCCTGCTCACGGACGAGGGCAGCAACATACTCATCTACCTCACCGGCCATGGCGGTGATGGCTTCCTCAAGTTTCAAGACTCTGAAGAGGTCACTAGTCAGGAGTTGGCTGATGCTTTGGAACAAATGTGGCAGAAAAGAAG ATACAATGAGATTTTCTTCATAATAGACACTTGCCAAGCATCCTCAATGTATGAAAAATTCTATTCACCAAATATTTTGGCTACTGCCAGCAGCTTGGTGGGAGAAGATTCACTTTCT CATCATGTGGACTCAGCCATAGGAGTCTACATAATAGACAGATACACATACTATGTCTTAGAGTTCTTAGAAAATGTCCATCCAAATAGTCAGAGAACTATGACTGAGTTT CTAGCAGTGTGTCCGAAAAGCGCGTGCCTATCAACAGTGGGCGTTAGGCGGGACCTGTTCAACCGCGACCCGAGCAAGGTGCCAATAACTGACTTCTTCGGCTCCGTCCGCCCCGTGCAGGTCACCACCAACCCCATCAACATCCTGGACACTCCGCAGAGGAAGAGGAAAAATGA GAACAAAACCAAAGTACAAGAAAAGATGGGATACCTTCCACAATTCCCAGTGCATTTAGTACCAAATGATAAGTAA